AAGAAGCCTTACAGCAGCCTTTTAAAGACGTTAAGGTTATTCACGACAACAACTTGTCCACCCTTGTCCCCAAAGCCTTATTTAACGAAAATTACTTGGCCGATTACCTCAAGTTCAATTCTAAAATTTTAAAGTCTGATTATATTACTTACGACACTATTTCTATAAACCAAAGCGTTAATGTATATGTGCCTTATATCAACATCAACAATTTCATTTACGAAAAATTTGGCGATTTCACCTTCAATCATGTTTCTACGGTGCTTATAGAAGAGGTTTTAAAGTCAGAAAAAAACCTTGAAACAACAAAAGCCTATATTAACGTTAGCAAGGGCCATTTTGAAATTCTTATTGTAAAAAACGGATCACTGCTATTGTACAACTCATTTGTTTACAGAACAAAAGAAGATTTTATTTATTATATTTTGTTCTGTTTTGAACAATTAAAACTAAACCCAGAAACCATAAACCTTATCTTTTTGGGAGAAATTGATGCTACCGACGACCTTTACATTATTACTTATAAATATGTCAGGTTTGTATTTTTAGGGCATCGCGAAGATAATTACAAGTATGCAAGCTTTGCCCAACCATTTCGCCCTCACAGTAATTACGCCATAATAAAAAGCTTTTAATGCGCATTATTTCAGGATTATACAAAAGCAGAAAAATACTGCCACCAAAAAATTTACCAGTCAGGCCAACAACCGATATGGCCAAAGAATCGCTATTTAACATACTAAATAATTTATACTATTTTGATGAAATTTCAGTTATAGATCTATTTGCTGGCACTGGCAATATAAGCTACGAATTTGCCTCGCGAGGCACATTAAACATTACTAGTGTTGACCAACATTTTGGCTGTTTAAAATTTATAAACGAAACGGCCGAAACTTTTAATATGCCTATAGAAACCATTAAATCGGATGTTTTTAAGTTTTTAGAAAAAGCCACTATGAAAGCCAATATTATTTTCGCAGATCCACCTTATAATTTTACCGATGAGCAATTTGCGAAAATCCCCGAATTGGTTTTTAAAAACAATTTTTTATTAGAAGAAGGTACTTTGGTTGTAGAGCACTCAAAACACACCAACCTGTCTGAAGAAGAACATTTCAATTATTCCAAAAGCTATGGCGGTAGTGTTTTTAGCTTTTTTGAAAAAGATTAACCAAAACCGCAACTTAATTCATTTTTTTTCAGTAAATTAGAATTCTCCTTAAGAGTCCTGGCTCTACTCATAGATAACTTCACATCAATAAAAGACAAGGTTTTTTTGTTGGATTTGTTTATGGTTTATTTAAGAAACACTAACCTTTAAAACCATAAATCAAATGAAAAAGTTCTTTTTACTAGGCTTGGCAATAACCATATTTATTGCATGCCAAAACAAACCACAGCGTTACTTCGAGTCATCACCAGAAATTGACATTTTAAAAGCCGGCATTAAAGCCTATGAGGCTCAAGATTGGAATAGTTGGAAGTCTAACTTTGTCGACACAGCTAAAATTCATCACAATAGCATAAAACCAATATCTCCAGAAGAAAATTTGGTTAACCTTCAAAATATGAATTCCAATTTCTCTTCCTATGGATTTCAAGACAAAGGGGCTTTTTCTGAAATGGTTATTGACAAAGATGGTGAAACCTGGGTTAACTATTGGGGCATCTGGAATGGTACCCTTAAGGAAAATAGCGAAAAAATAGCGATTCCAGTACATTTAACGGCTCAATTTATAAACAGTAAAATCGTTGAAGAATATGTGTATTACGACACTGCTCCCATTACAAAAGCTCTAAAAGCTATAGAGATATCAAAGATGGAAGCCGAGGAAAGTACATCTGAAGAATAACCAACTAAACTTAAAGAAATTATGAAATCCTATCAACAATTAATAATCACAGTTTTGCTGCTATGTGTGTGGCCTACTACTATACAATCACAACAAATGTATCGAATTCATTTAGATAACGTTAAACCATCAATGGTTGCTGAATACGAGCAAATTTCTAAAGAATTTATTGAAGCTTGTGAAGAGCATTCCCCCGCTGTAAAATGGATTACCTCTGTAACGAATGACTTTAAATACATGTACGTGAGTCCATTGAATAGTTTTTCAGAACTAGACGAACGTCCATTTAAAGCCATGGCAGAAGAGATGGGTGATAAATTTACAGATATGTTTACCCGTTTCGATAAGTGTTATGATTCGCATACAGATTACGTTATTTCTCTTTCAAAGAGTTTAACCTATATGCCAGAAGGCTTCTCTCAAACGCAAGAAGGAATGGATAACAGAGAATATTATTTTCTTTATTATACCCCTTCAAACCAAAAAAAATTATACGATGCTCTAAAAGCAGTAAAAGAGATGTATACGAGTAAGGATTCTAAAGAATATTATCGTATTTATAATAGCGGTTTTGGAAACCCAGAAAGTTATTATTTGGTTGCCATTTCATCTAAAGATGATGTTGATGCTGCTATCAAATCTAAAGAAAACAATGAAGTTTTAGGAGATATGAGACATGAAGTTTTTGGTAATATGATGAAATATGTATCTAGATTCGAATCTTATGATGGTAAGATAAGACGGGATCTATCCTACTCTCCGAAGTAAATAATTAATTATCTGGGAAACATTAAAAAAAAACAAACCCTTCTTAAGCTAATAAGAAGGGTTGTTTATTTTCAAGCAAATCTATAAGCCGAATTCTGTATTACGCCAAGTGACGCAACCCTTATCATTTATCTGAATACACTGTTACCAGTACATTTTAGCTGTCTACCCTCCAACAATCGAGCGTGCCGCCCTCAAGCGTTGGTTTACATGACATTGCACCTCATAGAGTTTACCTGATTTCACTACAGCTTAACCTGTACATTCTTTCTGTTGCACTATTCCTAACCTCACGGCCGGTGGCAGTTAACCACTATGTTGCACTACGGTGTTCGGACTTTCCTCCACTATAAAATTAGCAGCGATAAGGCGATTTACTTACTGCAAAAGTACAATTGAAATTGCTTAAAATCTAGGTTTTATTAATAATTTGATGTAAGCACAAACTAATTACGTTTACTACTCTGAAGATGTTATGTCAATAATGCAGTACCTTTATCGCTTCACTCTGCTTTATTTTTGTTAATAACTACTAGCAAATTCTATATCTTGAATTTTCAATTATAAATTGAATGTTTAACTTTGTTTTTGTTTTTTTTATTGTTGGCATTTAAAAAATGCTGCTTTTTGATAATATTTCAAAACAGAAATTCAGTAAACTTTGGAGCATTTTATTGTATCGGCCCGTAAATACAGACCCCAAACATTTAAAGATGTCGTGGGGCAACAGGCCATTACCAATACGTTATTGAATGCCATTGAAAATAACCATTTGGCACAAGCCCTGCTGTTTACTGGTCCACGTGGCGTAGGTAAAACCACCTGTGCCCGTATTTTGGCAAAAATGATTAACAGTGACGGCAGCGAAAAACAAGACGAAGATTTTTCGTTTAATATTTTTGAGTTGGATGCCGCATCGAACAACTCGGTAGACGATATTAGAAACCTTACCGACCAAGTTCGTATTCCACCGCAAATAGGGAAATATAAAGTGTATATTATTGATGAGGTTCACATGCTTTCGCAAGCTGCTTTCAATGCCTTTTTAAAAACCTTGGAAGAACCTCCCAAACATTGTGTTTTTATTCTGGCAACCACCGAAAAGCACAAAATAATCCCTACTATTTTATCGCGTTGCCAAATTTTCGATTTTAAACGCATAACGGTTAATGATGCCAAAGAATACCTTAAATACATTGCCGAAGAACAGGGCATAAGTGCAGAAGACGATGCGTTGCACATTATTGCCCAAAAGGCCGATGGTGCTATGCGTGATGCACTTTCTATTTTCGACCGTGTCGTAAGTTTTTCTGGAAAGGACTTAACACGTCAAGCGGTTACCGAAAACTTAAACGTACTCGATTACGAAACCTATTTTGAAAGCACCGACCTTATTTTAGAAAATAAAATTCCGGAGCTTTTACTACTATTCAACAATACGCTATCGAAAGGTTTTGATGGGCACCATTACATCTCCGGATTGGCATCTCACTTTAGGGATTTAATGGTTTGCAAAAACCAACAGACCATTCCGCTTTTAGAAGTTGGCGAACAAACCAAAGCCAAATATTTAGAGCAATCGAAAAAGGCTTCTCAAGAATTTTTAATGCAAGGCATCAATCTCGCCAACGAGTGCGACCTCAAATACAAAACCAGTAAAAATCAGCGGTTACTCGTTGAACTTTGCCTTATGCAACTTGCCTCTATCACTTTCGATGGAGAAAAAAAAAATAGCAAACATTACATAATTCCGGCTTCCTATTTTAAAAATAAGGGCATTACTCCTATTCCGGTAAAGACTCCAGAAAAGAAAGAAGCAACAACTAATTCTGAAGAAACTACTGAACAAACCCCCAATACATTTAAGTCTGATGCAAATAAATCGGCTGAAGCCTTCCAAGTAAAAGAACCTCCAAAGATTGACTTAAATGCGCAAAGCAAACGTACTTCTGGACTTTCGTTAAAAAGCATAAGAGCTAAAAAGGAGCACCAAATAAAACAGATGGAAGTGGTGGTTAATGAAGAAGAACTGCCTAAAGAACCATTTACCGAAAAAGAATTCCTCAATATTTGGAAGACTTACACCGAAAACCTCACCAAAAGCGGCAAACACAATTTAGCCTCCATTTTATCCATCGACGAACCCAAGGTAATAGGTACCGTTGCGCATTTAGAGTTTCCTAATGAAACCAATAAGTTGGAACTTGAACGCCAGCAGTACGAGCTTTTGGCTTATGTTCGGAAAGCGCTTAATAATTACGACATAAACTTATCTATTACCGTAAATGACGTTAAGGAAAAACAATACGCATATACGCCTTTAGAAAAGTTTGAAAAGCTGAAGGAAAAAAACCCTAATATTGATGTTTTAAGAAAAACCTTCGATTTGGATGTATAAAATAAGTTTCATACCAATTTTGGTTTTTGGTTTAACGCTAACAAATTGCGATGGAAGAAAAACCCAAAGGGATGCCTTAAAAGAATCGATTCAAAAATTTAAGGATTCCATTACACCCATCGAAATTGTGGAATATATTCCGAAAACCTATTCCGAAGTTAAAACCGATACTATTTTAAGCAACGGTTTTGTAATAAAAATTAAAAATTATACCGATATGGAAAATTCGGTATCACATCAATACCAAACAGATAGTTTTACAATGCGTACTGATATTTACAGAGATTGGGTGTCTGAAGTCACGGTAGAAAAAGACGGCGAATTGATTTTTAGTGAAACTATTGATGATTTATTTTTAATTAAAAATGATAAGGTGTTTGCTAGCCTGAAAACTACTGCTATTAAATCAGGCACCATATTAAAGTCTGATTTTATCAATAACAATGAACATGTTTATTTGTTCACAAATATCATTTTCCCAGATAACCAGGATGGTTTAGCTTACATGTTAAAAATTAATAAAAGCGGGAAGTATTTTATTAAAAGAATAGTCTCTTAAAATTATATATTATGCTCGGACTAAAATTACCAACAGACCCACGATGGGTAAATATTGTAGAAAAAAATATTGAAGAAATATTAACCGACCATGCGTTTTGCGAACAAAAGGCAACCAGCACGGCCATTTCGTTAATAGTAACCTTTCCAGAATATACCGAATTGGTACAAGAAATGACGGCTTTGGTAAAAGAGGAAATCAGCCATTTTAAAATGGTACACGATATTATTATCGAGCGTGGGTGGACTTTGGGAAGAGACCGTCGTGACGACTATGTAGTGCAGCTTATGAAATTCTTTCCTAAAGGAGGTAGCAGAACCAACCAGTTAGTACACCGTTTGCTCTATGCGGCATTAATTGAAGCCAGAAGCTGCGAACGTTTTAGGTTACTTTCTGAAGAGTTGGAAGATAAAAAACTAGCCGAATTTTACAGAAAACTTATGGTGAGCGAAGCTAACCACTACACTATGTTTTTGGGCTTTGCCAGAAAGTATGGCAATAAAAAAGAAGTTGATGAAAAATGGAACCAACTTCTTGAATATGAGGCTGAAATTATGAAAGGCTTAAGTAAAAGTGAAACCGTACACGGTTAAAACTTATAACCTATACCTAGTTGTATGTTTCGATTCTTGGCCGTTACGCCTGTGCCATCATCAAAAACATTGGATAGACCATAAATGTATCTAGCTTCAGCGTATAACGCATAATTTATTTTGTATTCGACACCAGCTACACCAGAATAGCCAAGGTTTTTCATGCCGTCGTCTTCTTTATGCACTTTCAATCCTATCTGTGGTCCTAAACCAGCATGAAATTTTTCACTGAATCTAAACCTGAAAAATACCGGCATTTGTATATAATCTAAATTTAAAACTTCAGCTTTGGCGCCTTCAGCAGAAAACTGAAGCTCGGGCACAATTGATAATGTTCTAGACATTCCAATATTAGCAAAAAAACCAATATACATACTGTTTCGGTGTTTATTTTCCATGATTGGCACACCATCAAAATCTAAATGCGATATGGTATAACCAGCCCTAACGCCATATTTTACACCTTGAAAGGTAGAACCTTTTTCATTGGTTTCAACTGTGGAACTAACGCTAAGCAACTCTTGATTTTGAGAAAAACCATAAAAGGACAAACTAAGTACTGTTAAGAGTAAAATTTTTTTCATCTGTGTATTTTTTTAAATCTATCAGATGTGATTAGCCATTTTAACCTTGATTAAAGCAGATTAATTATTGGCTTAATTCATTATTAATAGATTTGGGTTACAATTAATAATAAGCAATTAACAACCACGAATATATATTATAAATTTAAAAAACAGCAACAATAAAGGCTGAAGTGCAAAATTTTACTGTGTATTGCTCGAAACAGTATCGTAGTATATGCTTTTTATGATACCATCTGCCAGTCCTATTTTTGGAACATAGATGTTCTTAGCGCCACTCCATTTCATAGCTGAAAGGTAGATTCGCATGGCAGGAATAATGACATCTGCCCTATCTTGATTTAAACTCAACTCGGTAATACGCTCTTCGTAAGAATACGATTGAAGCGTGTTGTAATACGAAGTCATATAAAAATACGAAAGTGGCTTACCTATTGACTTTCCAGAAATTTTAAATATTTTGTTAATATTTCCTCCAGAACCTAAAACCGAAATCTTATCGTAATCTTTAACGTTTTCTCCAATCCACTCCCTGAGTTCCTGCCAAGATTCATTTTTAACCATATCGTTTAATAAACGTACCGTACCTATTTTAAAAGACCGAGATGCTACTTGGTTTCCTCTGTCTATAACGGTAAACTCTGTGCTACCACCTCCAACGTCTACATAAAGATAGGTCTTGTTGGGATCGATGTATTTATCTAAATCGGTTGCGGCGATTATTGCTGCTTCCTCTTCTCCTCCAATTACATCAATACTGATACCCGAATGCTCTAAAACTTGTTCGACAATTTTTTGTCCGTTAGAGGATTCGCGCATAGCAGAAGTGGCACAAGCTTTATACTTTACCACTTTGTGGGATTTCATAAGAAGATTAAAGGCCAACATGGTATCGAGTATGCGTTCTGTGTTTTCTTTAGAAATTTTATTCTTAACAAAAACATCTGCTCCCAAACGAATAGGAACACGCACCAACGAATTTTTTTTAAATGTTACAGGCTTTCCTTTTTCTTCTATTATGTTTGAAATTAATAACCTAACAGCATTAGAACCAATATCTATAGCTGCAAATTTTTTAATTGAGAGCATGTTAATCTTCTAATTTTTTTTGGTAATAGTCGTAAGTAGCAAACTGCGACCTAATTCTTGGTTTATCGTTAATGCGATATTCATTTTTCTGACCGTCGTTGAGCCATCTTGCTTTTACATTATCGTTCCAGCTTATATTAAATGTATCGATAATTTCCTGCTTAATCGCTTCATCATAAATGGGACAACTTACTTCTACTCGATTTTCAATATTTCTGGTCATCCAATCAGCAGATGAAATGTAGAGCTTCGTTTCTTCGTCTTTACCAAAAATATATATCCTGGAATGTTCTAAGAATTTATCAACAACACTAATAACTTCTATATTTTCGCTCATTCCTTCAACACCAGGTATTAAACAGCACAGCCCCCTTACAATCATTTGAACTTTTACACCTGCTCTACTTGCTTCATAAAGTTTATCGACCATCGGGTAACTGGAAATACTGTTCATTTTGAGCCTGATTAAGCCTTCTTTACCCTGTTTCACTTTTTTTATTTCGTCGTCGATTAATTTAAAAACGGCCTTTTTGGTAAAATGTGGCGAAACAACGAGGTGTTTGTATCGGTTAATTTTATAGTTGGCTTCAAAAAATAAAAATATTTTATCGACGTCTTTTAATATCTTTTGGTTTGCAGTAAACAAGGTAAAATCTGTATAAACTTTTGCTGTAGATTCATTAAAGTTTCCTGTACTTATAAAACCATAACGCTTTAGCTTTTTGTTTTTTCCTTGCTCACGTTCAATAACGCACATTTTGCTGTGTACTTTAAGCCCTGGTACACCAAAAATAAGATTAACCCCTTCATCTTTCATCTGTTGCGCATAATCGATATTGGCTTGTTCGTCAAATCGGGCTCGCAGCTCAATGGAAACAGTAACCGACTTTCCGTTTATGGCAGCATTAATTAAAGAACTGGCGATATGTGAAATTTCGGCCAATCGGTAAATCGTTATTTTAATTGTTTTTACAGTAGGATCTAAGGCTGCTTCCCTTAAAAATTTAACAACATAAGAAAACGTTTGATAAGGCGCGTGTAGCAAATAATCTTTTTTGGCTATGGCTTTGAATATACTGTCCTGTAAGCTTAGTCCTTTTATAGGGAGGGCTTCTATCTTTTCATACATTAAATCGTTTCTCCCTAAACTAGGAAAGCCCATGTAATCCCTTCTGTTATGGTATCTCCCACCCGGAATGATACTATCTGTACTATCAATACCCATTTTATTCATTAAGTATTGCAGTGTTTCTTTATTTATGGTTTTATCGTAAACAAACCTCACCGGTTCGCCAACCTGCCTATGCTTTACACTATCGGAGATCTTTTCGATAAAACTTTTACTTAAATCACTTTCGAAATCTAATTCGCCATCTCGAGTGATTTTTATCATGTGCGCACTAATACTTTTGTATTCGAAAATGTTGAATATATCGCTTAAACAATGCCTCAACAAATCATCAACCATAATAATATAGTCCTTGTCGCCTTGTTTTGGGAGCACAACAAACCGATCTACAGTTTTGGGTATTTCGATGAGCGCAAATTGTTTTTTGCCTTCTGGCATTAACATTTTTACAGCCAGGTATGCAGCACTATCTTTTAAATTAGGAAGCACTACAGAATCGTTAAGTATTATGGTTACCAGTGCCGGACTTACCGTTTTGAGAAAATACTCTTTAATATAATCGTGTTGAGAACTAGTTATTTGTGTTTCGTCAATAACATAAATATTCTCTTCTTTAAGTTTTATTCTTATGGCTTGTAAAACCCGTAAACTTTCTGTTTGTTGTTTAATTACAATCTGGGTTATTATTTCTAAAAGCTCTTCGGCCCTAATACCTCCTAATTCGCTCTTGCCCCCTTTTCCTGCTTCAACAATTCGTTTAACGGTAGCATAGCGTACTTTAAAAAATTCATCTAAATTATTTGAAAAAATACCTAAAAACCTTAATCTTTCTATAAGTGGAACTGTTTCATCTTCAGCTTCTTGTAGTACTCTAGAATTAAATTGTAGCCAACTAATTTCTCTGTTTATATATTTATTATCTGTAGGAATTTCCAATTTAGCCATCAAAAAAGTGTTCTGTGTTTGTCAAAAAACAAATATATTCTATTTCATCCAAAAATTTAATCTAAAATGATTAATAAACATAATGTTAAATAAGCTTTTAATTATTCGAATATATAAGCCTTTTTATTTTAAATCTTTGGGAAATAGCGTCATTACAGTTTTTCCTGGTTTAAGATTTGCCCATTTTTTTATATCGAATTGTAAAACCACAACACCTGTAGTTGGTACGTTAACAATGTATTGGTCTCCATAGGTATTCACAAAAGCAGTTATGGCATGGTTATGCCCGAAGACCATGAGGCTATTTACTATATCATCACAGTTTTTAATAGTTTGGGTTAGATTTTCTCCAGAGAAATCATATAAATCATGATTCAGTTCAATAATATTCTCTTTAATACCAAGGTTTTTAATAAATATTTTAGCAGTTGTTTTTGCTCGTAGAGCATCACTAGATAGCACAAAGTCTATATTGAAATTCTTTTTTTTTATATTCTTTGAAACTATATCAGCATCGTTAAAACCTCTTGTCTTTAAGGGTCTTTCATGATCAATAACATTATGTTCCCATGATGATTTAGCGTGTCTAATTAAAATTAGTTTTTTCATCTTGCTTAATTAAATAACTTTTATTTCCTTTTTTTCTACTGTAAATTTACGTAAACAACTACAAGTTGTTGATCATAAATATATTATTTACAAATTAAACTTTCTAAACCTCATAAAGTTTGATTAAAAATAAGATAAAACGCTTTGGTTTTTGATTTTTAGCGACTTAACGTATTTTACATACTTTGACCGAAATCTACAATTTTTAAAACTGAATTACTTAAAAACACAGTTTAAAACGAGTATAACAAATAAGAATAAATTTACAAAAAATGCATTTCATCGTGTTTTTATGTCTTTTTAAAGATTTTTTTATATCTTTAGCTCTTAAATTAAAGCTATGAAATGAAATCTAAAAAACTGACAAAAACACAAACAGGATAAATTAGCCCCAAATCTAAATTTAACCTAATGAAAACTAAACCAACCCTAACATTTCTTGTCGTTTTTATCATTGGCTATGTAATCAATGGCCAAACGGTGGTCTGTGAAAAAGCCTCATGTACAGCAAATGATTATACATTAGATTATTTTTATTTAGGTGACGAAAATGGCACCCCTTACTCACCTGGTTATTGCGACTTGGGCTTAAACCTAGAAACACATATTTGGACAAACTTTATAACTAATAGTGCTGCCGACAGATACTCGCTTTATATTCATTTTAATGTTTACATAAATGGGACGTTTATGGAAACGGTTGACAGCTGCTATTACGAGTACGAAAGTGTTCCCACTGACATTCTAATGAATTTATACACTTTTAACTGGGGCTGTGGTGATCAAATTGTTCTTAAAGATTTTTACATGTCCTGGCAACCAAACGCAAGCAAAGGCTGTGGGTGTAATGGTGCTAAATGCTACCAAATTCCATCCATAGATGTTCAAGGGCCTTTAATCACAAATTTTGAATACAGTTCAAGTTGTTCTACTCCCAATACTCTAGATTTTACTTCAACTACTCGAGGTGGAGTGCCTCCATATACTTATACTTTTTTATGGGATTTTGGTGATGGTGCTACAAGTTCATTAGAAGCCCCATCGCATACATATGAAAGCACCGGGCCTTATACAGTTAGTTTAACAGTAAGCGATACCAAAGATTATGATACTCACGAAATAGCAATACCTAGTTTTAATTCGAATTTTCCACCAGAGATTTATGCACCATCCAATAGTAGTATCGAAGGTTGTAGTGCAACAGATATACCGCTTTTAACGTTTAGCTCTAGTGCTGTAAAT
This genomic stretch from Flavobacteriaceae bacterium GSB9 harbors:
- a CDS encoding histidine phosphatase family protein gives rise to the protein MKKLILIRHAKSSWEHNVIDHERPLKTRGFNDADIVSKNIKKKNFNIDFVLSSDALRAKTTAKIFIKNLGIKENIIELNHDLYDFSGENLTQTIKNCDDIVNSLMVFGHNHAITAFVNTYGDQYIVNVPTTGVVVLQFDIKKWANLKPGKTVMTLFPKDLK
- a CDS encoding nuclear transport factor 2 family protein; this encodes MKKFFLLGLAITIFIACQNKPQRYFESSPEIDILKAGIKAYEAQDWNSWKSNFVDTAKIHHNSIKPISPEENLVNLQNMNSNFSSYGFQDKGAFSEMVIDKDGETWVNYWGIWNGTLKENSEKIAIPVHLTAQFINSKIVEEYVYYDTAPITKALKAIEISKMEAEESTSEE
- a CDS encoding DNA polymerase III subunit gamma/tau encodes the protein MEHFIVSARKYRPQTFKDVVGQQAITNTLLNAIENNHLAQALLFTGPRGVGKTTCARILAKMINSDGSEKQDEDFSFNIFELDAASNNSVDDIRNLTDQVRIPPQIGKYKVYIIDEVHMLSQAAFNAFLKTLEEPPKHCVFILATTEKHKIIPTILSRCQIFDFKRITVNDAKEYLKYIAEEQGISAEDDALHIIAQKADGAMRDALSIFDRVVSFSGKDLTRQAVTENLNVLDYETYFESTDLILENKIPELLLLFNNTLSKGFDGHHYISGLASHFRDLMVCKNQQTIPLLEVGEQTKAKYLEQSKKASQEFLMQGINLANECDLKYKTSKNQRLLVELCLMQLASITFDGEKKNSKHYIIPASYFKNKGITPIPVKTPEKKEATTNSEETTEQTPNTFKSDANKSAEAFQVKEPPKIDLNAQSKRTSGLSLKSIRAKKEHQIKQMEVVVNEEELPKEPFTEKEFLNIWKTYTENLTKSGKHNLASILSIDEPKVIGTVAHLEFPNETNKLELERQQYELLAYVRKALNNYDINLSITVNDVKEKQYAYTPLEKFEKLKEKNPNIDVLRKTFDLDV
- the ppk1 gene encoding polyphosphate kinase 1, with the translated sequence MAKLEIPTDNKYINREISWLQFNSRVLQEAEDETVPLIERLRFLGIFSNNLDEFFKVRYATVKRIVEAGKGGKSELGGIRAEELLEIITQIVIKQQTESLRVLQAIRIKLKEENIYVIDETQITSSQHDYIKEYFLKTVSPALVTIILNDSVVLPNLKDSAAYLAVKMLMPEGKKQFALIEIPKTVDRFVVLPKQGDKDYIIMVDDLLRHCLSDIFNIFEYKSISAHMIKITRDGELDFESDLSKSFIEKISDSVKHRQVGEPVRFVYDKTINKETLQYLMNKMGIDSTDSIIPGGRYHNRRDYMGFPSLGRNDLMYEKIEALPIKGLSLQDSIFKAIAKKDYLLHAPYQTFSYVVKFLREAALDPTVKTIKITIYRLAEISHIASSLINAAINGKSVTVSIELRARFDEQANIDYAQQMKDEGVNLIFGVPGLKVHSKMCVIEREQGKNKKLKRYGFISTGNFNESTAKVYTDFTLFTANQKILKDVDKIFLFFEANYKINRYKHLVVSPHFTKKAVFKLIDDEIKKVKQGKEGLIRLKMNSISSYPMVDKLYEASRAGVKVQMIVRGLCCLIPGVEGMSENIEVISVVDKFLEHSRIYIFGKDEETKLYISSADWMTRNIENRVEVSCPIYDEAIKQEIIDTFNISWNDNVKARWLNDGQKNEYRINDKPRIRSQFATYDYYQKKLED
- a CDS encoding tRNA-(ms[2]io[6]A)-hydroxylase, which codes for MLGLKLPTDPRWVNIVEKNIEEILTDHAFCEQKATSTAISLIVTFPEYTELVQEMTALVKEEISHFKMVHDIIIERGWTLGRDRRDDYVVQLMKFFPKGGSRTNQLVHRLLYAALIEARSCERFRLLSEELEDKKLAEFYRKLMVSEANHYTMFLGFARKYGNKKEVDEKWNQLLEYEAEIMKGLSKSETVHG
- a CDS encoding RsmD family RNA methyltransferase, with amino-acid sequence MRIISGLYKSRKILPPKNLPVRPTTDMAKESLFNILNNLYYFDEISVIDLFAGTGNISYEFASRGTLNITSVDQHFGCLKFINETAETFNMPIETIKSDVFKFLEKATMKANIIFADPPYNFTDEQFAKIPELVFKNNFLLEEGTLVVEHSKHTNLSEEEHFNYSKSYGGSVFSFFEKD
- a CDS encoding PorT family protein — its product is MKKILLLTVLSLSFYGFSQNQELLSVSSTVETNEKGSTFQGVKYGVRAGYTISHLDFDGVPIMENKHRNSMYIGFFANIGMSRTLSIVPELQFSAEGAKAEVLNLDYIQMPVFFRFRFSEKFHAGLGPQIGLKVHKEDDGMKNLGYSGVAGVEYKINYALYAEARYIYGLSNVFDDGTGVTAKNRNIQLGIGYKF
- a CDS encoding DUF3822 family protein, with translation MVPTNNKNKKHNNLELSIQISLSGLSFCILNNETQTISFLKTHDFEKQLIPFEVLDFLKGCFDTEEALQQPFKDVKVIHDNNLSTLVPKALFNENYLADYLKFNSKILKSDYITYDTISINQSVNVYVPYININNFIYEKFGDFTFNHVSTVLIEEVLKSEKNLETTKAYINVSKGHFEILIVKNGSLLLYNSFVYRTKEDFIYYILFCFEQLKLNPETINLIFLGEIDATDDLYIITYKYVRFVFLGHREDNYKYASFAQPFRPHSNYAIIKSF
- a CDS encoding rod shape-determining protein translates to MLSIKKFAAIDIGSNAVRLLISNIIEEKGKPVTFKKNSLVRVPIRLGADVFVKNKISKENTERILDTMLAFNLLMKSHKVVKYKACATSAMRESSNGQKIVEQVLEHSGISIDVIGGEEEAAIIAATDLDKYIDPNKTYLYVDVGGGSTEFTVIDRGNQVASRSFKIGTVRLLNDMVKNESWQELREWIGENVKDYDKISVLGSGGNINKIFKISGKSIGKPLSYFYMTSYYNTLQSYSYEERITELSLNQDRADVIIPAMRIYLSAMKWSGAKNIYVPKIGLADGIIKSIYYDTVSSNTQ